A stretch of the Streptomyces sp. NBC_01428 genome encodes the following:
- a CDS encoding NAD(P)H-binding protein — protein MIVITAPTGNIGRHLLPLLLESAPGHGEELRVIVRDPARLPDAVRERVEVVTGSHGDADVVDRAFEGADAVFWLVPPDSSRTPEEAYSGFSRPAAKALATHGVGHVVGVSALGRGTALAGRAGLVTASLALDDLIAGTGVAYRALANPSFFENLLEEADSLRDKGVFTDVVAADRRAPLVAVADIAAVAAGLLLDRSWTGSDSVPVLGPEDLSPDDLARIMTEQLGRPVRYERQPLGELYSTLVGYGLDEAFVQGIADMKRAKDEGLDAGVVRTQETATPTTFEQWCARTLTPAVLAR, from the coding sequence ATGATCGTCATCACTGCTCCCACCGGGAACATCGGCCGCCACCTGCTGCCCCTGCTCCTGGAGTCCGCCCCCGGCCACGGCGAGGAACTGCGCGTGATCGTGCGCGACCCCGCCCGCCTCCCCGACGCGGTGCGCGAGCGCGTCGAGGTGGTCACCGGCTCGCACGGCGACGCCGATGTCGTCGACCGGGCCTTCGAGGGCGCCGACGCCGTCTTCTGGCTCGTCCCGCCGGACTCCTCCCGGACCCCCGAGGAGGCCTACAGCGGCTTCAGCCGTCCCGCCGCCAAGGCCCTCGCCACCCACGGTGTCGGTCACGTCGTCGGCGTCTCCGCGCTCGGCCGCGGCACAGCGCTCGCCGGACGCGCGGGACTGGTCACCGCCTCCCTCGCCCTGGACGACCTCATCGCCGGCACCGGCGTGGCCTACCGGGCGCTCGCCAACCCGTCGTTCTTCGAGAACCTGCTGGAGGAGGCCGACTCCCTCCGCGACAAGGGCGTCTTCACCGACGTCGTGGCCGCCGACCGCAGGGCTCCGCTCGTGGCCGTCGCCGACATCGCGGCCGTCGCCGCCGGCCTGCTGCTGGACCGCTCGTGGACCGGCAGCGACAGCGTTCCGGTGCTCGGCCCCGAGGACCTGTCGCCCGACGACCTCGCCCGCATCATGACCGAGCAGCTCGGCCGCCCCGTCCGCTACGAACGGCAGCCCCTCGGCGAGCTGTACTCCACCCTCGTCGGATACGGACTCGACGAGGCGTTCGTCCAGGGCATCGCCGACATGAAGCGCGCCAAGGACGAGGGCCTCGACGCGGGGGTCGTCCGCACCCAGGAGACCGCGACCCCCACCACCTTCGAACAGTGGTGCGCCCGGACCCTCACGCCGGCCGTCCTCGCCCGATGA
- a CDS encoding darcynin family protein encodes MSTPAAAPPVTAFMLIKTRPEWLAMTPQERMNAFTGQVVPAIEARTRGVRSRFYDTEFYSTRVTDVWVWEADDHDAYQRLVDALRETPFWDHYFEIVDLLVGTENGYARTYGFDPVATVTT; translated from the coding sequence ATGTCCACCCCCGCGGCCGCACCGCCGGTCACCGCGTTCATGCTCATCAAGACCAGGCCCGAATGGCTCGCCATGACCCCGCAGGAACGCATGAACGCGTTCACCGGCCAGGTCGTCCCCGCCATCGAGGCCAGGACACGCGGCGTCCGGTCACGCTTCTACGACACGGAGTTCTACTCCACCCGCGTCACCGACGTGTGGGTCTGGGAGGCCGACGACCACGACGCGTACCAGCGCCTCGTCGACGCGCTGCGCGAAACCCCGTTCTGGGACCACTACTTCGAGATCGTCGACCTGCTGGTCGGCACCGAGAACGGCTACGCCCGCACCTACGGCTTCGACCCCGTCGCCACCGTCACCACCTGA
- a CDS encoding peptidyl-tRNA hydrolase yields MTSEPTPADDSPFRNEPTARDEAPQFVLPLVVHIEKAAPPARTDALETSARAVLTILSDERSLGDGEWARAMRDWQDARIRKVVRRARGAEWRRAEALPGITVTGGSAEVRVFPPVPLDGWPKDLARLQVSGTDLDDPEPPGEADPDAPVLWLNPGLDMSAGKTMAQTGHGAQLTWWELSDEEKAAWRDAGFPLTVRTARQAHWDELMRSDGPLVRDAGFTEIAPGETVAVEGVDRVRSLKH; encoded by the coding sequence GTGACCAGCGAGCCGACCCCCGCCGACGACAGTCCCTTCCGCAACGAGCCCACCGCGCGCGACGAGGCACCGCAGTTCGTGCTGCCGCTGGTCGTGCACATCGAGAAGGCGGCTCCGCCCGCGCGCACCGACGCGCTGGAGACGTCGGCCCGGGCGGTCCTGACGATCCTGAGCGACGAGCGGTCGCTCGGCGACGGGGAGTGGGCGCGGGCGATGCGGGACTGGCAGGACGCCCGGATCCGCAAGGTCGTCCGGCGGGCACGCGGCGCCGAGTGGCGGCGGGCCGAGGCGCTGCCCGGCATCACGGTGACCGGCGGGTCCGCCGAGGTGCGGGTCTTCCCGCCGGTGCCGTTGGACGGCTGGCCCAAGGACCTGGCCCGCCTCCAGGTCTCCGGGACGGATCTCGACGATCCGGAGCCGCCGGGCGAGGCCGATCCGGACGCGCCGGTGCTGTGGCTCAATCCGGGGCTGGACATGTCGGCCGGCAAGACGATGGCGCAGACCGGCCATGGCGCCCAACTGACCTGGTGGGAGCTGTCGGACGAGGAGAAGGCGGCCTGGCGGGACGCGGGCTTCCCCCTCACCGTACGGACCGCGCGGCAGGCCCACTGGGATGAACTCATGCGGTCCGACGGGCCGTTGGTGCGCGACGCGGGCTTCACGGAGATCGCGCCCGGGGAGACCGTCGCCGTCGAGGGCGTGGACCGTGTCAGGTCGCTGAAGCACTGA
- a CDS encoding PPK2 family polyphosphate kinase, translated as MGKKHGGKHDKDEKKHDKKNSGKHKHHGQDGGQDEARPPARLRELLRVPGGQGVDLSAYDAEATPGGPHDKASGLAAAARMGEQLADLQERLYAASTAGDQRRILLILQGMDTSGKGGVVKHVIGQLNPSGCRIRAFKAPTPEERRHSFLWRIRRALPEPGEIGIFDRSHYEDVLIGRVRELAPRKEIARRYGEINRFEESLAEEGVTVVKCFLHVSYEQQRRRLLARLDNPEKYWKFNPGDITERAAWPAYQKAYEIALDRCSTPGAPWFVVPADRKWYRNWAIGRLLQEHLEALDPQYPKADFDVEECRRQLLTGDTGPGTAPAG; from the coding sequence GTGGGCAAGAAGCACGGCGGGAAGCACGACAAGGACGAGAAGAAGCACGACAAGAAGAACAGCGGCAAGCACAAGCACCACGGGCAGGACGGCGGCCAGGACGAGGCCAGGCCCCCCGCGCGGCTCCGGGAACTGCTGCGCGTGCCCGGCGGGCAGGGCGTGGACCTCTCCGCCTACGACGCCGAGGCCACTCCCGGCGGACCGCACGACAAGGCCTCCGGCCTGGCCGCCGCCGCCCGGATGGGCGAACAGCTCGCCGACCTCCAGGAGCGCCTCTACGCGGCGAGCACGGCGGGCGACCAGCGGCGGATCCTGCTGATCCTCCAGGGCATGGACACCAGCGGCAAGGGGGGTGTCGTCAAGCACGTGATCGGCCAGCTGAACCCCTCGGGCTGCCGCATCCGGGCGTTCAAGGCCCCCACGCCGGAGGAGCGCAGGCACTCCTTCCTCTGGCGGATCAGGCGGGCCCTGCCCGAGCCCGGCGAGATCGGCATCTTCGACCGCTCGCACTACGAGGACGTGCTGATCGGCCGCGTGCGCGAACTGGCCCCGCGCAAGGAGATCGCCCGCCGCTACGGCGAGATCAACCGCTTCGAGGAGTCCCTCGCGGAGGAGGGCGTCACCGTGGTGAAGTGCTTCCTGCATGTCTCCTACGAGCAGCAGCGACGCCGCCTCCTGGCCCGCCTCGACAACCCGGAGAAGTACTGGAAGTTCAACCCGGGCGACATCACCGAGCGCGCCGCGTGGCCCGCGTACCAGAAGGCGTACGAGATCGCCCTCGACCGCTGCTCCACGCCGGGCGCGCCCTGGTTCGTCGTCCCCGCCGACCGCAAGTGGTACCGCAACTGGGCGATCGGCAGGCTTCTCCAGGAGCACCTGGAGGCCCTCGATCCGCAGTACCCGAAGGCGGACTTCGACGTGGAGGAGTGCCGGAGGCAGCTCCTCACCGGTGACACCGGTCCGGGCACGGCCCCAGCCGGGTGA
- a CDS encoding DUF397 domain-containing protein — translation MRSVPNGVRASSLAARWIKSSHSNAEGNCVEVASLGEGGIAVRNSRDPEGPALVYTPAEVAAFLAGAKGGEFDHLL, via the coding sequence GTGCGATCGGTGCCGAACGGAGTGCGGGCGAGTTCGCTGGCCGCTCGCTGGATCAAGAGCAGCCACAGCAACGCCGAGGGGAACTGCGTCGAGGTGGCCAGCCTGGGCGAAGGGGGCATCGCGGTGCGCAACTCCCGCGACCCGGAGGGCCCGGCCCTCGTCTACACCCCGGCGGAGGTGGCCGCTTTCCTGGCGGGTGCGAAGGGTGGCGAGTTCGACCACCTCCTGTGA
- a CDS encoding polysaccharide deacetylase family protein: MILSVRSLALTCALGALGAALTACGGPAGPPVARQGHHAPATSAAPSRPPTLAPGPAGLTPVFKNGPRTQGKTVALTFDADMTADEGPRAAAGEHFDNPRLIATLRAFKVPATVFMTGRWADEYPREARDIGQDPQFEIANHSYSHYAFTGDCYGLPTVSEDTMRADVERAYAAFERAGVRNAMPYFRFPGGCYDQRSLRTLSSVGVTAVQWDVISGDAFATDADAVARQVLDGVRPGSVVVMHCTRSAAPVTERALRTIVPELRKKGFRFVKVSQLIGASAGRH; encoded by the coding sequence GTGATCCTTTCCGTACGGAGTCTCGCCCTGACCTGTGCCCTCGGAGCCCTCGGCGCCGCACTCACCGCGTGCGGCGGCCCGGCCGGCCCGCCCGTAGCGCGCCAGGGCCACCACGCGCCCGCCACCAGCGCCGCGCCCTCGCGCCCGCCCACGCTCGCGCCGGGTCCGGCCGGGCTGACCCCCGTCTTCAAGAACGGACCGCGGACACAGGGCAAGACCGTCGCGCTGACGTTCGACGCCGACATGACCGCCGACGAAGGACCCCGGGCCGCCGCCGGGGAGCACTTCGACAACCCGCGGCTGATCGCGACCCTGCGGGCGTTCAAGGTTCCCGCGACCGTGTTCATGACGGGCCGGTGGGCCGACGAGTACCCGCGGGAGGCCCGGGACATCGGGCAGGACCCGCAGTTCGAGATCGCCAACCACTCGTACAGCCACTACGCCTTCACGGGCGACTGCTACGGGCTGCCGACGGTGTCCGAGGACACGATGCGGGCCGACGTGGAGCGGGCGTACGCCGCCTTCGAGCGGGCGGGTGTGCGGAACGCGATGCCGTACTTCCGCTTCCCCGGCGGATGCTACGACCAGCGGTCGCTGCGGACGCTCAGCTCGGTCGGCGTCACGGCCGTGCAGTGGGACGTGATCAGCGGTGACGCCTTCGCGACGGACGCCGACGCCGTGGCGCGTCAGGTCCTCGACGGTGTCCGGCCCGGCTCCGTGGTGGTCATGCACTGCACACGGAGCGCGGCCCCCGTCACCGAGCGCGCGCTGCGGACGATCGTGCCCGAGCTGCGCAAGAAGGGCTTCCGTTTCGTGAAGGTGTCGCAGCTGATCGGCGCCTCCGCCGGACGGCACTGA
- a CDS encoding LysR family transcriptional regulator: MSSTPEPVIDANLAVALDALLAEQSVTRAAARLHTSPAAMSRTLARLRRVLRDPLLVRAGQGMVPTPRAQALRDEAAAVVRRVGALLSPGTGVDPAALRGTFTLQAADLVGAALAPGLLRLARQEAPAVSLRFRAEELEAGPALRDGRIDLEVGSIDHVDPETRVEELVTLRMTAAVRPEHPLTEGVLTPERLAAAEHVVVSRRGRFTGPLDSALAERNLRRRVAVVLPGHLAAMTLAAGSDLVCLIPSAPPGVAPSPLTDAAGALGLRLLEIPLPLPPLSIGMAWHPRHAADGGHHWLRDAVRRTLGQPSPAV, translated from the coding sequence ATGAGCAGCACACCAGAGCCCGTCATCGACGCGAATCTCGCGGTCGCGCTGGACGCTCTGCTGGCCGAGCAGAGCGTCACGCGGGCCGCCGCCCGTCTCCACACGTCGCCCGCGGCCATGAGCCGGACCCTCGCCCGCCTTCGCCGTGTCCTCCGGGACCCGCTGCTGGTCCGGGCCGGACAGGGCATGGTCCCCACCCCCCGTGCCCAGGCCCTGCGGGACGAGGCCGCCGCGGTGGTGCGCCGTGTCGGGGCGCTGCTCTCGCCGGGCACCGGCGTCGATCCGGCCGCGCTCCGCGGCACGTTCACGCTCCAGGCGGCCGACCTGGTCGGCGCGGCCCTCGCCCCCGGCCTGCTGCGGCTCGCCCGTCAGGAGGCACCCGCGGTCTCGCTGCGGTTCCGGGCCGAGGAGCTGGAGGCCGGTCCGGCGCTCCGCGACGGACGGATCGACCTGGAGGTCGGCTCCATCGACCACGTCGACCCCGAGACCAGGGTCGAGGAACTGGTCACCCTGCGGATGACGGCCGCCGTACGGCCGGAACACCCGCTCACGGAGGGCGTCCTGACGCCGGAACGGCTCGCCGCCGCCGAGCATGTGGTGGTGAGCCGCCGGGGGCGGTTCACCGGCCCGCTGGACAGCGCCCTGGCCGAGCGGAACCTGCGGCGGAGGGTCGCTGTCGTCCTGCCCGGGCATCTGGCCGCGATGACGCTCGCCGCCGGGAGCGACCTCGTGTGTCTCATCCCCTCCGCGCCGCCGGGCGTCGCGCCGTCACCGCTCACGGACGCGGCCGGCGCGCTCGGCCTGCGGCTCCTGGAGATCCCGCTGCCCCTGCCGCCGCTGTCCATCGGCATGGCCTGGCATCCGCGGCACGCGGCCGACGGCGGCCACCACTGGCTGCGCGACGCGGTCCGTCGGACCCTCGGACAGCCGAGTCCGGCCGTCTGA